The nucleotide sequence GCCGGACCTCGTGCGCCACTTCTTCGTGCTGGTCGAGCGGGAGGGACTGACCCGCAAGACGCTCGACGGCGACGCGATGGAGCGGCTGAAGCGCTACCGCTGGCCCGGCAACGTGCGCGAGCTGGAGAACCTCGTGCGCCGCCTCGCGGCGCTCTACCCGCAGGAGACCATCACGGGTCCGGTGATCGAGGCGGAACTCGACACCCTGCCGCTCGCCCCGCCCGCCGCGGCGCAGGGCCAGAACGGGGCCCGCAAGGGCAGCGAATCGGAGAGCCTGTCCGGCGCCGTCGAGCGGCATCTTTCCGAATACTTCTCGGGCTACCGGGACACCCTGCCGCCGCCCGGCCTCTATCACCGCATCCTGCGCGAGATCGAGGGCCCGCTGATCGGCGCGGCGCTCGCGGCCACCCGCGGCAACCAGATCCGCGCGGCGGAGCTGCTCGGCGTCAACCGCAACACCCTTCGCAAGAAGGTGCGCGACCTCGACCTGCAGGTGCTGCGCTCCTCGCGCTGAGGCGGCCGACACGGGACAACGGCGCGGCCTGCACGGGCATTCTGCCGCGCCGAATGGCAATTTCGCCACAAAACCCGCTAGGTTCGTCCCGCCGCGGCCTTCACCCGACGCGGGACGACGCCCTGTGCGCGCCGCGCGCGCCGGGACGAGCCCGAGCAGGATCCCCATGTTCTTCCGCAGACGCAAGACGTTCGAGTCGACGCCGATCACCCGGGACGAGGCCGCGCTGCCGAACCGGCTCTCGCCGCGCTCGCCGCACGAGGCGATCAAGCCGACCGCCGCGCCTCCGCCGCCCGAGCGGCCGGTGCGCGAGCGCGGCGGGCTCGTCGCCACGATCAGCGGACTCCTGACCTTCGCGGTCGTCGTCGCCATCGGGGCGATGATCGGTCTGACCCTGTTCCAGCGCCAGATCCACGAGCCCGGCCCGCTCGCCGCCGACAAGGTGGTGGTGATCCCGACCCGCAGCGGCACGGGCGAGATCGCCGAGATCCTGCGCCGCGAGGGCGTGATCGGCCATACCGGCCTGTTCGAGTTCGCGGCACGCTTCGGCGGCAAGCCGCCGCTGAAGGCCGGCGAGTACAACTTCAAGGCCCGCGCCAGCATCAGCGACGCCATCGACACGGTGACGGCCGGCCGGCAGGTCCAGCACGCCATCACCTTCCCGGAAGGGCTGACGAGCGAGCAGATCGTCACCCGCCTCAACGAGAACGACGTGCTGACCGGCGAGATCGGCGAGATCCCGGCCGAGGGCTCGCTCCTGCCCGACACCTACAAGTTCGAGCGCGGCGCGACGCGCCAGATGATCGTCAACCTGATGAAGCAGAAGCAGCGCGAGGTGCTGAACCAGATCTGGCTGCGCCGCAACGCCGAGGTTCCGGTGAAGACGCCGGCCGAGATGGTCACCCTCGCCTCGATCGTCGAGAAGGAGACCGGCCGGGCCGACGAGCGCCCGCGGGTAGCCGGCGTCTTCGTGAACCGGCTTAACCGGCGCATGAAGCTGCAATCGGACCCGACCATCGTGTACGGGCTGGTCGGCGGGCGCGGCACGCTCGGCCGCGGCATCCTGCGCTCCGAGATCGACCGGCCGACCCCCTACAACACCTACGTGATCGAGGGCCTGCCCCCGGGCCCGATCGCCAATCCGGGCCGCGCCGCGCTGGAGGCGGTGGCGAACCCCTCGCGCACCAAGGACCTCTACTTCGTGGCCGACGGCACCGGCGGGCACGCCTTCGCCGACAGCCTGGAGGGCCACCAGCGCAACGTCGCCCGCTGGCGCGCCGTCGAGCGCTCCCGCCAGAGCCCGACGCCGGATGCCGGCGGCGTCGACAAGGTCGAGCCCGCCGCCGAACCGGCCACGCCCGGCCGCGCCTCGGCCTACGCGCCGCCCGGCACCAACGCCGCCTTCATCGAGGGCCAGGGCGCGACGCGCCCGAAGGCCTTCGACGCCTCCGAGGGCACGCGCCTCGACCCGCTGCGGAACAAGACCTACGATCTCGGCTCGCCCAAGACCGTGCCGGTGCTGAAGCAGCCATAGCGCGCCTGTCGTAGGGCTCTCTCAGCGCTTGCAATCCGGCGCGCCCCGCCCCCTTTGTGGGGGGAACGAAGGAAGCGCCGGAATCGACCGCCCCATGATCGCGAGCATGACCGGGTTCGCCCGCGCCGCCGGCACCT is from Methylobacterium radiodurans and encodes:
- the mltG gene encoding endolytic transglycosylase MltG, producing the protein MFFRRRKTFESTPITRDEAALPNRLSPRSPHEAIKPTAAPPPPERPVRERGGLVATISGLLTFAVVVAIGAMIGLTLFQRQIHEPGPLAADKVVVIPTRSGTGEIAEILRREGVIGHTGLFEFAARFGGKPPLKAGEYNFKARASISDAIDTVTAGRQVQHAITFPEGLTSEQIVTRLNENDVLTGEIGEIPAEGSLLPDTYKFERGATRQMIVNLMKQKQREVLNQIWLRRNAEVPVKTPAEMVTLASIVEKETGRADERPRVAGVFVNRLNRRMKLQSDPTIVYGLVGGRGTLGRGILRSEIDRPTPYNTYVIEGLPPGPIANPGRAALEAVANPSRTKDLYFVADGTGGHAFADSLEGHQRNVARWRAVERSRQSPTPDAGGVDKVEPAAEPATPGRASAYAPPGTNAAFIEGQGATRPKAFDASEGTRLDPLRNKTYDLGSPKTVPVLKQP